In Numida meleagris isolate 19003 breed g44 Domestic line chromosome 3, NumMel1.0, whole genome shotgun sequence, the following are encoded in one genomic region:
- the TTC32 gene encoding tetratricopeptide repeat protein 32 — MQREAAAGGTAELLAAAHAQFAARQFAAAEELYSRFIAGGARAGHDLAIALNNRGQIKYLRVDFDAAVEDYTAAIESQPAFEVPYYNRGLVLYRLGCFDEAMKDFRKVLELNPQFEDAALSLKQAILDKEEKQKRGY, encoded by the exons ATGCAGCgcgaggcggcggcgggcggcacGGCCGAGCTGCTGGCGGCGGCGCACGCGCAGTTCGCGGCGCGGCAGTTCGCGGCGGCGGAGGAGCTCTACAGCCGCTTCATCGCGGGGGGCGCGAG AGCCGGCCACGATCTCGCCATCGCCCTCAACAACCGCGGGCAGATCAAATACCTCCGCGTGGACTTTGACGCCGCCGTGGAGGACTACACGGCCGCCATCGAGAGCCAGCCCGCCTTCGAGGTGCCCTACTACAACAGGGGCCTGGTGCTCTACCGGCTGG GATGCTTTGATGAGGCCATGAAAGATTTCAGGAAAGTTTTAGAGTTGAACCCTCAGTTTGAAGATGCTGCGTTAAGTCTAAAACAGGCTATCcttgacaaagaagaaaaacaaaagcgAGGTTATTGA